In the genome of Chiloscyllium plagiosum isolate BGI_BamShark_2017 chromosome 22, ASM401019v2, whole genome shotgun sequence, one region contains:
- the oat gene encoding ornithine aminotransferase, mitochondrial: protein MLTRFSRCINSCTLTLRQRFKTVAYSATETSLKIEKSLTSEEVFAREEKYGAHNYSPLPVALAKGEGIYVWDVEGRRYFDFLSAYSAMNQGHCHPKIIGALKSQADKLTLTSRAFYNNVLGEYEEYITKLFSYNKVLPMNTGVEAGESACKLARKWAYEVKGIPKYKAKILFAAGNFWGRTMSAISSSTDSSSYEGFGPFMPGFEIIPYNDLPAIERAFQDPNMAAFMVEPIQGEAGVVVPDKGYLQGVRELCTKHNVLFIADEVQTGLARTGRRLACDHEDVRPDIVMLGKALSGGVYPVSAILCDDEVMLTIKPGQHGSTYGGNPLACRISIAALEVLEEENLAENSEEMGKLLRSELMKLPSDVVTAVRGKGLLNAIVIRETKAFDALKVCIRLRDNGLLAKPTHGDIIRLAPPLVIKEDELRECVDIIQKTILSF, encoded by the exons atgctgaccCGATTCTCACGGTGCATAAATTCCTGCACTTTAACTTTAAGACAAAGATTCAAGACCGTTGCTTACTCTGCCACAGAAACATCATTAAAAATTGAGAAATCACTCACTTCAGAAGAAGTCTTTGCACGTGAAGAAAAGTATGGGGCACATAATTACAGTCCACTGCCTGTAGCATTGGCCAAAGGGGAAG GAATTTATGTATGGGATGTGGAAGGCAGACGGTACTTTGACTTCCTGAGTGCTTACAGTGCTATGAATCAAGGCCATTGTCACCCAAAGATTATCGGAGCACTTAAATCTCAAGCTGATAAATTGACTCTCACTTCACGAGCTTTCTATAATAATGTACTGGGAGAGTATGAAGAGTATATCACAAAGCTGTTCAGCTACAACAAGGTGTTGCCAATGAATACAG GTGTGGAAGCAGGAGAAAGTGCTTGCAAGTTGGCTCGTAAATGGGCATATGAAGTTAAAGGAATTCCCAAATATAAAGCAAAGATCCTTTTTGCAG CTGGTAATTTTTGGGGTAGAACCATGTCTGCTATTTCCAGTTCAACAGATTCAAGTAGTTATGAAGGGTTTGGACCATTTATGCCTGGGTTCGAAATTATTCCATACAATGATCTGCCGGCAATAGAG CGTGCATTCCAGGATCCTAACATGGCAGCGTTTATGGTGGAACCAATTCAGGGAGAAGCTGGAGTAGTTGTTCCTGACAAAGGCTATCTTCAAGGAGTGAGAGAATTATGTACAAAGCATAAT GTTCTGTTCATCGCAGATGAAGTGCAGACTGGTCTGGCTAGGACTGGGCGGCGTTTGGCTTGTGATCATGAAGATGTCAGACCAGATATTGTTATGCTTGGAAAAGCCCTCTCTGGAGGAGTGTATCCT GTCTCGGCGATTTTGTGCGATGATGAAGTTATGCTAACTATTAAACCAGGTCAGCATGGGTCAACATATGGTGGCAATCCATTGGCATGTCGTATTTCTATTGCTGCACTTGAG GTTCTTGAAGAAGAAAATTTGGCTGAAAATTCAGAGGAAATGGGAAAGCTTCTCCGAAGTGAGCTGATGAAATTGCCATCCGATGTTGTGACTGCTGTCAGAGGAAAAGGATTATTGAATGCCATTGTTATTCGAGAAACAAAAG CTTTTGATGCACTGAAAGTTTGTATTCGTCTACGTGATAACGGTCTGCTAGCTAAGCCAACCCATGGGGACATCATTAGACTGGCGCCACCCCTTGTCATCAAGGAAGATGAATTAAGAGAATGTGTGGACATCATTCAGAAGACTATTTTGTCTTTTTGA